A region from the Sphaerodactylus townsendi isolate TG3544 linkage group LG01, MPM_Stown_v2.3, whole genome shotgun sequence genome encodes:
- the LOC125437227 gene encoding adenylate cyclase type 3-like translates to MPRNRAFSEPEHSAEYSAEYSVSLPSDPEHGVGRTHEVTVRSSGSCLCLPRFMRLTFAPESLENLYQTYFRRQRHETLLVLVVFAALFDCYVIIMCTVLYTPDKLSSTLAASVGLAVQILLFVLCKYQLLPDRVTRKFMPYILWILIAAQIFCYLGLSFARFHEASDTVGWQAFFVFSFFITLPLRLTPIVLISAVSCSIHTLVLGVTIAQQQQDSINAKDLLWQVRMRTFADFGKNGL, encoded by the coding sequence ATGCCTCGAAACAGGGCCTTCTCTGAGCCAGAACACTCCGCGGAGTACTCTGCAGAATATTCGGTCAGCTTGCCCTCTGACCCTGAACATGGGGTAGGCCGAACCCATGAAGTGACGGTGCGGAGCTCTGGCTCATGCCTTTGTCTCCCACGCTTTATGCGCCTCACGTTTGCCCCCGAGTCTCTGGAAAACCTCTATCAGACCTACTTCCGGCGGCAGCGTCATGAGACTTTGCTGGTCTTGGTGGTCTTTGCTGCTCTTTTTGACTGCTATGTCATCATCATGTGCACCGTGTTGTACACCCCAGACAAGCTGTCATCTACCCTGGCAGCCTCAGTTGGCCTGGCTGTTCAGATTCTCCTCTTTGTCCTATGCAAGTACCAACTCTTGCCTGACCGAGTCACCCGGAAGTTCATGCCCTATATCCTGTGGATACTTATAGCGGCCCAGATATTCTGTTACCTGGGCCTGAGCTTTGCTCGCTTCCATGAGGCCAGTGACACGGTTGGCTGGCAGGCCTTTTTCGTCTTCTCCTTTTTCATCACCCTCCCCCTGCGCCTCACACCCATTGTCCTTATCTCAGCCGTCTCTTGCAGCATCCACACCTTGGTGCTGGGGGTCACCATAGCTCAGCAGCAGCAAGACTCAATCAATGCAAAGGACTTGCTGTGGCAGGTAAGGATGAGGACTTTTGCAGATTTTGGCAAAAATGGCCTATGA